One Misgurnus anguillicaudatus chromosome 20, ASM2758022v2, whole genome shotgun sequence DNA segment encodes these proteins:
- the LOC141351478 gene encoding uncharacterized protein, with protein MRRLRMDIIVISLLTVLPWLCNAGSTDNLALGAKAVQSSTYLYSELADAKHAVDGNRESNYDKGSCTHTGVEDNPWWRVDLKRIYSINKVTITNRGDCCPERMAGAQIRIGNSLDNNGNNNELAATVYTASMQTETFEFKPIQGRYVNIFLPGIQRVLTLCEVEVYAVNIAFGAKAVQSSTYNELGGANHAVDGNRESNYGRGSCTHTGVENNPWWRVNLQKIYTINKVIITNRGDCCPERIAGAQIRIGNSLENNGNNNKLAATIGSIPFGGTQAFTFDNFKGQYVNIILPGNEKVLTLCEVEVYSAPA; from the exons ATGAGGAGATTAAG GATGGACATCATTGTGATTTCATTGCTCACAGTTCTGCCTTGGCTGTGTAATGCTGGCTCTACAG ACAATCTTGCTCTTGGAGCCAAGGCTGTCCAGTCATCTACTTACCTGTACAGTGAATTAGCAGATGCTAAACATGCTGTAGATGGTAACAGAGAATCAAATTACGACAAGGGCTCATGCACTCACACCGGAGTAGAAGATAATCCCTGGTGGAGAGTGGACCTCAAAAGGATCTACAGTATTAACAAAGTTACCATCACTAATCGTGGAGACTGTTGTCCAGAGAGGATGGCAGGCGCTCAGATCCGTATTGGCAACAGTCTGGATAACAATGGCAACAACAATGAGCT GGCTGCAACTGTTTACACTGCTTCTATGCAAACAgaaacatttgagtttaagcCTATTCAGGGGCGATATGTCAACATTTTTCTACCTGGAATACAAAGAGTCCTCACTCTGTGTGAGGTTGAGGTGTATGCAG TTAACATTGCTTTTGGAGCCAAAGCTGTCCAGTCCTCCACTTATAATGAATTAGGGGGTGCTAATCATGCTGTAGATGGTAACAGAGAATCAAATTATGGGAGGGGCTCATGCACTCACACCGGAGTAGAAAATAATCCCTGGTGGAGAGTGAACCTGCAAAAGATCTACACTATTAACAAAGTTATCATCACTAATCGTGGAGACTGTTGTCCAGAGAGGATAGCAGGTGCTCAGATCCGCATTGGCAACAGTCTGGAAAACAATGGCAACAATAATAAGCT CGCTGCAACAATTGGGTCCATCCCATTTGGAGGCACACAAGCATTTACATTTGACAATTTTAAAGGACAATATGTTAACATCATTCTACCAGGGAACGAAAAAGTCCTCACTCTGTGTGAGGTTGAAGTGTATTCAG CACCGGCATGA